Part of the Shewanella eurypsychrophilus genome is shown below.
AGTTAGATTTGCCCGCAGGATAATTAATATCTGAAAAATCCATTGAAGGTCTACCAGAGTAATTATTTATCCCTTTAGCTCCACGTGTACCACTATGGATACCATGAACCATAAGTTTATAGTCAAATGCGTAAGCAATCGCTTCAGGCAATTGAGCATCGACTCGTATCATGCCTACTTTGCGAGGAGAGTTGGGGTTGTGACAAGTAAGACAGCCACCTTCTTGATATGTAACACCATGATGTTTTAATGCGCCGAATCCTTTCGTTTCGATAGTCTCACCAGTCCAATCTTCATCATGATGCCAAGTATCATCGTCCATGATGAGCGTTACCGCTGCATCATTAAGCTCGTTGTGACAAGCCGTACATTTACTATCATCAATCACTTGTCTACGTGCTACAGCAGAATAATTATCTGCAGATTCAGTTACTACACCATCTGTATTAAATGCGGCTGAAACAGCATTTGGGGTAACGGTATAAATATTCTCTTGACCGCCACTGGCTGCACTTTCAATACAAGAGGTGAACTCTCCACTATCTTTGTTGAAGCAAAGCTCACCGTCTAGTACTAACGTACCAGAATAGGCTTCAACTATGGTTGAAGGTAATTTATCCGTTACAGTCACTGTCGTTACTCCGGTCGCTACGTCATAGCTTACGACACTGCCTTTTTCTGCGTTGTCGCTAACGATATCGAAGTAGATCGCACCAAAGTCAGTTTCTCCATTTTGAGGCATTCTGCTGAAGCTATCATCTTGGTTACCAAATATTGCCTTAACGAAGAACTCTGGGTAGATAACTGAAATATGGTTGTAAGATAAGTACTCTAGTTTAGTTGGGTCAACAGCGGCCCCATCCATTAATACCTTGAGCTCAATACTGGCTTGTCCAGCATTTTGGCCATAGGTATACCCAGATACTTGCATATCAAGTAATTCAATATTAAAGCGTTGCTTTACATTATCGGCCAGAGATTTAATGTTTAGATGTGAATGAGCTACATCGACAGAAGTGGATGTATGACATTGAACACATGAACCTGTTGGGTATCCAGCTTCATGCATTGGACGTTCAATTGTAGTCACTGAGTCATGACATGCTCGACAAGTATTCTCAGACGGGTATTGGGTGAAGTAGTTCCATTGAGGAAGTGATTCACTTTCCTGATGACAGGTATCGCAGTTGATTGCTGACTGCGGATAGTTATTCGCTCCACCGTCAGCTTTCAACTCAATATGTGCACTATGGACTAAACGGGTGAAGACATTTTCCTCACCCATGTGGCCTTTATTGTCATTGTGGCAAGTGTTGCATGACTCTAATGTATTATAAGTACCGCCATGATAGATGTTGCCAAAGTCAGCATGGCAGCTAATACATGTTTGACCATCAACCATCTCGCGGCTAACTAAACCATCTTCAATGGTGATGTCGCCATTTTGGCTGAAATCGTACACGAGATTGACATTAGGCACTTTATCCCCGTTCGAGAATGTCCATTTGGTGGACAGTAATAACCTTTGAGTTGCCAGTTCATCGTAGTTAATTGCTTTAACGGGAGTCGTATCACCAAAAGAGCTGTCCAGTGGGATTGAAAAAGTATATTGGTAAGAGCCATTTTGGTAATCAATAAGCTCTCCTTTACATGAAGGGGTAGCGCCTGGAGCTCCAGAGCAATCTGCACCATAGGCTAACCATTGTGGTGCTTCTCCGGTTACCTCATCTGCTGGCATCAGTTGGTGCATATAGAAACCAATATTGGCATCAGTGAGTCCAATAACTGGGATCTCATTTTCATTCAGTGCGGTAATCAACACACTTGTAACTTGCTCTGAGTTAATGGAAACGTTATCAACCGTTAAGTTGAGGGCGTTCGCCGTGCGGACGGTGATGAGTCCGTCATTGCCGTTGTTTCCGTTATCTCCATCATTTCCGTCTTTGCCGTCATTACCATCGCTTCCACACCCATAAAGGCATCCGCTCATGAATAAGGCAGATATAATTATTTTCTTATTGGTATTCATCATCTACTCTCTAATTAATTTATAATGTTACTATTTACAGGAGTAATTTATATAAAAAATGAATGGGTTAAATAGTGTGGAATCACACTAAGTGAAAGATAAATGATTATTTTCCATAAAGGTTAACTAGGTTTGTTTTTTAAAAGTCGATTATTGGAAATATAAAATGTGAAAATCTAAACATATTATATGTCGTAACTGGTGTTTAATGTTGTAAGTGTCAGTTGAACATAATTTGTTAACTATGTTTTTGTAAATCATGTTGAAAGGTTACTGAGTTAGCTTAACGTTGAGTTGAATAAGTTCTTGATAGAATCAGCTAACCATTGCAAGTTCGGTTTTTTATTATTTCTGTTGTGCACAAGGTAAAGTGTTGGGGGTGTTATTTTTTCATAAAAATTATTAGTTTCTACTTTTGAAAGTTTACAGGCATGGAGATCTGGCATACTGTTTATTACATTGTAAATAGAACCGAATGGCAGCAGTGTGATGGCATTTCGCTCTCGTAAACAGTCAAATAAACTATAGGCACCAGATACTTCAACCTCAATGTTTAAGTCTATGTTATTCTGGATGCAGTACTCCTTAAACTTATTCTTATTAGGTATTACAGAACCAATATTGCAATCAATAAATGGGTACTTTGAAATTGAGTTTAAATTTATCTCTTTCTTTAGCAGTGGATGGTTGTGATCACATATCAAGTAAAGAGAGTCAAGTTTAGCAAGAGGGGTTGAGATCAGGTTTTTGTCAAAAGATATCATTACATCATAGTTATCACTACTGCATATTCCAAAGTCAGTTTTCCCAGATGTTACATCATCAATAGAAGACCTTCCCCATTGAGAAATGTTGAAGCTCAATTTACAATTGTCATTGTTAATCATTGACAGTAGTATCTTTGGGAAAGGGAATGAAATAATATCTGGTGCAGATATTTCAAAGTGACTAAGATCGTTGTTAGTTTCGCCGCCGCTACTGATTTTTTGTAACTCTGAGCAGCACGATAAAATTTGTTTTGCTAATGGGTAAATTTTACCAGTAAATTCATTGGGGATTAGGCCATGCTTTTTCCTAATGAAAAGTTCGTTCCCCAGTACTTCCCTAGTATGTTTGAGGCATCGGCTTACCTTAGGTGCGGAAATGTTTAACTTGTTAGAAACTTTTGTCACCGATCTCAT
Proteins encoded:
- a CDS encoding OmcA/MtrC family decaheme c-type cytochrome, producing MMNTNKKIIISALFMSGCLYGCGSDGNDGKDGNDGDNGNNGNDGLITVRTANALNLTVDNVSINSEQVTSVLITALNENEIPVIGLTDANIGFYMHQLMPADEVTGEAPQWLAYGADCSGAPGATPSCKGELIDYQNGSYQYTFSIPLDSSFGDTTPVKAINYDELATQRLLLSTKWTFSNGDKVPNVNLVYDFSQNGDITIEDGLVSREMVDGQTCISCHADFGNIYHGGTYNTLESCNTCHNDNKGHMGEENVFTRLVHSAHIELKADGGANNYPQSAINCDTCHQESESLPQWNYFTQYPSENTCRACHDSVTTIERPMHEAGYPTGSCVQCHTSTSVDVAHSHLNIKSLADNVKQRFNIELLDMQVSGYTYGQNAGQASIELKVLMDGAAVDPTKLEYLSYNHISVIYPEFFVKAIFGNQDDSFSRMPQNGETDFGAIYFDIVSDNAEKGSVVSYDVATGVTTVTVTDKLPSTIVEAYSGTLVLDGELCFNKDSGEFTSCIESAASGGQENIYTVTPNAVSAAFNTDGVVTESADNYSAVARRQVIDDSKCTACHNELNDAAVTLIMDDDTWHHDEDWTGETIETKGFGALKHHGVTYQEGGCLTCHNPNSPRKVGMIRVDAQLPEAIAYAFDYKLMVHGIHSGTRGAKGINNYSGRPSMDFSDINYPAGKSNCLSCHVEDSFNLDKVEQTTPVLVRHNNVIDTFISPAAATCLSCHTSESAKQHTISSGNASFDGTPTVEACSVCHSQEKIEGYHSK
- a CDS encoding LysR family transcriptional regulator; amino-acid sequence: MNSISFSNLDFLSINILVNLYEMRSVTKVSNKLNISAPKVSRCLKHTREVLGNELFIRKKHGLIPNEFTGKIYPLAKQILSCCSELQKISSGGETNNDLSHFEISAPDIISFPFPKILLSMINNDNCKLSFNISQWGRSSIDDVTSGKTDFGICSSDNYDVMISFDKNLISTPLAKLDSLYLICDHNHPLLKKEINLNSISKYPFIDCNIGSVIPNKNKFKEYCIQNNIDLNIEVEVSGAYSLFDCLRERNAITLLPFGSIYNVINSMPDLHACKLSKVETNNFYEKITPPTLYLVHNRNNKKPNLQWLADSIKNLFNSTLS